One Desulfovibrio sp. ZJ209 genomic window carries:
- a CDS encoding cyclin-dependent kinase inhibitor 3 family protein yields MPQQNSLLRITSPASCPQLGLSICPGKVDPWAYSGPCARNLGEDVETVRQWGAAHIVTLLEPDELEYLQVTGLGEEVRKAGMAWHHWPVMDGSALRTRHGARADPWREECALLLRALERGEKIFIHCRGGLGRTGTLAARLLMGRGLEPEAAIREVRAARPGAIETEEQEDYLRHKAWLGR; encoded by the coding sequence ATGCCCCAGCAAAACAGCCTCTTGCGCATCACTTCCCCGGCCTCGTGCCCGCAACTCGGCCTCTCCATCTGCCCGGGCAAGGTCGACCCGTGGGCCTATTCAGGCCCCTGCGCCCGCAACCTCGGCGAGGACGTGGAAACCGTCCGCCAATGGGGGGCCGCGCACATCGTCACCCTGCTCGAGCCGGACGAGCTTGAGTATTTGCAGGTCACGGGCCTCGGCGAGGAAGTCCGCAAGGCGGGCATGGCCTGGCATCACTGGCCGGTGATGGACGGCAGCGCCCTGCGCACGCGGCATGGCGCGCGGGCCGACCCGTGGCGGGAGGAATGCGCGCTCCTGCTCCGGGCCCTCGAGCGCGGGGAAAAAATCTTCATCCACTGCCGCGGCGGCCTCGGCAGGACGGGCACCCTTGCCGCGCGCCTGCTCATGGGGCGCGGACTTGAGCCGGAGGCCGCCATCCGCGAGGTGCGCGCCGCGCGCCCGGGGGCCATCGAGACAGAAGAGCAGGAGGACTATCTGCGCCACAAGGCGTGGCTGGGCAGGTGA
- a CDS encoding septal ring lytic transglycosylase RlpA family protein, whose translation MKYLRWLSIGTALALCLCIALPSAAQAASAQAKNRKTVSQAQAKAVKKPAKAAKGKHGAKSAKKESRHKSVAKKGADDRDLWLQRAQQGDLLSGKASWYGPDFHNKATASGLSYDMYTFTAAHRTLPMGTVVKVTDQDNGKSVMVCVTDRGPFVRGRIIDLSYAAAQQINLGKRGVGRVDLEVVSDETGTPLKADQAYFIRYGAHGGASKVGPFRAFADAAAMHEALRQAHPEAEVVLDSTR comes from the coding sequence ATGAAGTATCTTCGCTGGCTTTCCATCGGGACGGCGCTCGCGCTCTGCCTGTGCATCGCTCTCCCTTCCGCCGCTCAGGCGGCATCCGCCCAGGCCAAGAACCGGAAAACTGTCAGCCAGGCGCAGGCCAAGGCCGTGAAGAAACCGGCCAAGGCCGCCAAGGGCAAACACGGCGCCAAGAGCGCGAAAAAAGAGAGCCGCCACAAATCCGTGGCGAAAAAGGGCGCTGACGACCGCGACCTCTGGCTCCAGCGCGCCCAGCAGGGCGACCTGCTTTCCGGCAAGGCATCCTGGTACGGCCCCGACTTCCACAACAAGGCCACCGCAAGCGGCCTTTCCTACGATATGTATACCTTCACGGCCGCGCACCGCACCCTGCCCATGGGCACGGTGGTCAAGGTCACGGACCAGGACAACGGCAAGAGCGTCATGGTCTGCGTGACCGACCGCGGCCCCTTTGTGCGCGGCCGGATCATCGACCTCTCGTATGCCGCGGCGCAGCAGATCAACCTCGGCAAGCGCGGCGTGGGCCGCGTGGACCTCGAGGTGGTGAGCGACGAGACCGGCACCCCGCTCAAGGCGGACCAGGCCTATTTTATCCGCTACGGCGCCCACGGTGGCGCCAGCAAGGTGGGCCCCTTCCGCGCTTTCGCCGACGCAGCCGCCATGCACGAGGCCCTGCGCCAGGCGCACCCCGAAGCCGAGGTGGTGTTGGACAGCACGCGCTGA
- a CDS encoding DMT family transporter, with protein MGFLYGLLSSAAFGLIPLFSLPLLRAGISVQTALVYRFSIAALVLWPILRLKGERFALRGIDLCKLAGLSLAYMVAVLFFFESFYHLPSGIAATIQFLYPVMVMLIMIAFFHERFYWNVGLAVALALGGVALLSVAGPQAGAATVSFWGVCLGLLSGLSNGLYMIGLQVARIPNLGGLVMTFYIMAFGALIALADGLMRGSLQWLDTGPELLSATLLALVTAVFSNLTLILAIRRIGSTLTSVLGVMEPLTAVAVGILVFGEPFTLPLAAGVALITGAVLLVMLAPRRRQGA; from the coding sequence ATGGGCTTTCTCTACGGCTTGCTATCTTCCGCGGCCTTCGGGCTCATCCCGCTCTTTTCCCTGCCCCTGCTCCGGGCCGGCATCTCGGTGCAGACGGCGCTCGTCTACCGTTTCAGCATCGCGGCGCTGGTGCTCTGGCCAATCCTGCGCCTCAAGGGCGAGCGCTTCGCCCTGCGCGGCATCGACCTGTGCAAGCTCGCCGGCCTGAGCCTCGCCTACATGGTGGCGGTACTCTTTTTCTTCGAGTCCTTCTACCATCTCCCGAGCGGCATCGCGGCCACCATCCAGTTTCTCTATCCCGTCATGGTCATGCTCATCATGATCGCCTTTTTCCACGAGCGCTTTTACTGGAACGTGGGCCTCGCCGTGGCGCTGGCCCTCGGCGGCGTGGCCCTGCTCAGCGTGGCCGGGCCGCAAGCGGGCGCCGCCACCGTGAGCTTCTGGGGGGTGTGCCTCGGGCTGTTGTCCGGGCTCTCCAACGGGCTCTACATGATTGGCCTCCAGGTGGCGCGCATCCCCAACCTGGGCGGCCTTGTCATGACCTTCTACATCATGGCTTTCGGGGCGCTCATCGCCTTGGCCGACGGGCTTATGCGCGGCTCGCTCCAGTGGCTCGACACGGGCCCCGAGCTCCTCTCGGCCACCCTGCTCGCGCTGGTGACGGCGGTGTTTTCCAACCTGACCCTCATCCTCGCCATCAGGCGCATCGGCTCCACCTTGACTTCGGTGCTCGGCGTCATGGAGCCGCTCACCGCCGTGGCCGTAGGCATCCTCGTTTTCGGGGAGCCTTTCACCCTGCCGCTGGCCGCGGGGGTGGCGCTCATCACCGGGGCCGTGCTCCTCGTCATGCTGGCCCCGCGCCGGCGGCAGGGCGCCTGA
- a CDS encoding iron-containing alcohol dehydrogenase family protein has protein sequence MYRNAKNVGYYMIGDGALAQLQDILAPRREAMRGAPAVWFLDHYFENTNFREQLPIREWDEVVYVDTTEEPTTDSVDGYTDRVKAFLAGRKPCALLAFGGGSTMDTCKCVGNLLTNPGKAADYQGWELVKNPAPYKVAVPTISGTGSETSRTGIICNEEKNLKLGMNSDYTMFDQVLLDPRLTATVPRNQYFYTGIDTFMHCFESLDGAYRNTVVDSLSEKAIDLCKRVFLSEDMMSDHNRELLMIASYLGGMAAGFVGVVHPLSAGLSMVLHMHHGIANCYALSVLEDIYPEPYKVFREMMARQKIDLPTGICKNLTDEQYNALYEASIVHEKPLINKLGPRYREILTRENVIERFKRM, from the coding sequence ATGTACCGCAACGCCAAGAACGTGGGCTATTATATGATTGGCGACGGCGCCCTCGCCCAGCTTCAGGACATCCTCGCCCCGCGCCGCGAGGCCATGCGGGGCGCCCCGGCCGTCTGGTTCCTCGACCATTATTTCGAGAACACCAATTTCCGCGAGCAGCTCCCCATCCGGGAATGGGACGAGGTGGTCTATGTGGACACCACGGAGGAGCCCACCACGGACAGCGTGGACGGCTACACCGACCGCGTGAAGGCCTTTCTCGCCGGGCGCAAGCCCTGCGCCCTTCTGGCCTTCGGCGGCGGCTCCACCATGGACACCTGCAAGTGCGTGGGCAATTTGCTCACCAATCCGGGCAAGGCCGCGGACTACCAGGGCTGGGAGCTCGTGAAGAACCCCGCGCCCTACAAGGTGGCCGTGCCCACCATCTCGGGCACCGGCTCCGAGACCTCGCGCACGGGCATCATCTGCAACGAGGAGAAAAACCTGAAGCTCGGCATGAACAGCGACTACACCATGTTCGACCAGGTGCTCCTCGACCCGCGCCTCACGGCCACGGTGCCCCGCAACCAGTATTTTTACACCGGCATCGACACCTTCATGCACTGCTTCGAGAGCCTGGACGGCGCCTATCGCAACACCGTGGTGGATTCGCTCTCCGAGAAAGCCATCGACCTCTGCAAGCGCGTCTTCCTCTCCGAAGACATGATGAGCGACCATAACCGCGAGCTTCTGATGATCGCCTCCTATCTCGGCGGCATGGCCGCGGGCTTCGTGGGCGTGGTGCATCCGCTTTCGGCCGGCCTCAGCATGGTTTTGCACATGCACCACGGCATCGCCAACTGCTACGCGCTCTCGGTTTTGGAAGACATCTATCCCGAGCCGTACAAGGTGTTCCGCGAGATGATGGCCCGGCAGAAGATCGACCTGCCCACGGGCATCTGCAAGAACCTCACGGACGAGCAGTACAATGCCCTCTATGAGGCGAGCATCGTCCACGAAAAGCCGCTCATCAACAAGCTCGGGCCCAGGTACCGCGAGATACTCACGCGCGAGAACGTCATCGAGCGCTTCAAGCGCATGTAG
- a CDS encoding DegT/DnrJ/EryC1/StrS family aminotransferase, translated as MDLKINFSGRAIRYTEDEIAAVVEAMRHADPLTQGHYMREFEAAFARYQGVAEGTCFTTMNGCAALEMSAQLCRFKPGDEVVIPSHTFTASAYPYLKKGATPAWADIDPLTRVVTAETIEKALTPRTKAVVVVHLYGYVADMPAIMALCRERGLICIEDAAQAIGAEVAGQKAGSFGDMAIFSFHSHKNLTTLGEGGMLYVADPEACAIVPALRHNGHCAYPFERPDYWKPAMGNVDIPTLGDDLLMPNNYCLGEVECALGIQLLKRIDAINDEKRARALRFIDGLADFPELQFHRVETRRHNYHLLVARMTKGPEARDRFIRAMHDEKGVKCVVQYIPLDRYDFYRRLGFGEANCPEADTFFDTMVSFPFQHWMSDAELDYMLASAREVLAALD; from the coding sequence ATGGATCTCAAGATCAATTTCAGCGGCCGCGCCATCCGCTACACCGAGGACGAGATCGCGGCCGTGGTGGAGGCCATGCGCCATGCCGACCCCCTGACCCAGGGGCACTACATGCGCGAGTTCGAGGCGGCCTTCGCCCGTTACCAGGGTGTCGCCGAGGGCACCTGCTTCACCACCATGAACGGCTGCGCGGCGCTGGAGATGTCGGCCCAGCTCTGCCGTTTCAAGCCCGGGGACGAGGTGGTCATCCCCTCGCACACCTTTACGGCCTCGGCCTATCCCTACCTGAAAAAGGGCGCCACGCCCGCCTGGGCGGACATCGACCCGCTCACCCGCGTGGTCACGGCAGAGACCATCGAGAAGGCGCTCACCCCGCGCACCAAGGCCGTGGTGGTGGTGCACCTCTACGGCTATGTGGCCGACATGCCGGCCATCATGGCCCTCTGCCGCGAGCGCGGCCTCATCTGCATCGAGGACGCGGCCCAGGCCATCGGCGCGGAGGTGGCCGGCCAAAAGGCGGGCAGCTTCGGCGACATGGCCATTTTCTCCTTCCATTCCCACAAGAACCTCACCACCCTGGGCGAAGGCGGCATGCTCTATGTGGCCGACCCCGAAGCCTGCGCCATCGTGCCGGCCCTGCGCCACAACGGGCACTGCGCGTACCCCTTCGAGCGGCCGGACTACTGGAAGCCGGCCATGGGCAATGTGGACATCCCCACCCTCGGGGACGACCTGCTCATGCCCAACAACTATTGTCTCGGCGAAGTGGAATGCGCGCTCGGCATCCAGCTTTTGAAGCGCATCGACGCCATCAACGACGAAAAGCGGGCCCGCGCCCTGCGCTTCATCGACGGCCTCGCGGACTTCCCTGAGCTCCAGTTCCACCGCGTGGAGACGCGGCGCCACAATTACCACCTGCTCGTGGCGCGCATGACCAAGGGCCCGGAGGCGCGCGACCGCTTCATCCGCGCCATGCACGACGAAAAGGGCGTGAAATGCGTGGTGCAGTACATCCCGCTCGACAGGTATGACTTTTACCGCCGTCTGGGCTTCGGCGAGGCCAACTGCCCCGAGGCCGACACCTTCTTCGACACCATGGTCTCCTTCCCCTTCCAGCACTGGATGAGCGACGCCGAGCTCGACTACATGCTGGCCTCTGCCCGGGAAGTGCTCGCGGCCTTGGACTGA
- a CDS encoding cytidine 5'-phosphate N-acetylneuraminic acid synthetase: MKERCIVIPAIKKNAVIPDQLVKRLAGVTLMERAINTARACAPGEDIIVLTDSQEISLICERAGVRHAWNRDLRFKSLDIVAEMRGLLEGLAREYEHCLILRASCPLLTWVDMEDTWRRYREAGADSLVTVRGVRQRIWREHGDSMESLIEGAGGEDGGKSYLVESRALIIMRLALLRGAGEAVVPAQPGRVIPYFLDERAIEIQNYQDWWICERLLERRHVVFVVAGYPAIGMGHIFRALMLAHEITSHKITFVCTRESELAVESVARKDYRVVRQGGEDLADTVLALRPDLVVNDILDTKAAYMERLAAGGVRCVNFEDEGPGAALADLVINALYESSESTERVRCGPDYFCLRDEFLNARRNPLRPGVRTVLLTFGGTDHDDVTRRVLDIIEPICRAYGIAIRVVAGPGYAHKEKMEAHVRQLENPLLEFTWATNVMSRMMEGADLAICSAGRTVYELAHMRVPGMVLAHHEREARHTFARPRNGFAFAGVLSRVGDTRIRNVFLALLKQERRARYWERQNRLDFTANKARVVGLMEDQLEKEGA, translated from the coding sequence ATGAAAGAGCGCTGCATCGTCATCCCGGCCATCAAGAAGAACGCGGTCATCCCCGATCAGCTCGTGAAGAGGCTGGCCGGGGTGACGCTCATGGAGCGGGCCATCAACACGGCGCGGGCCTGCGCGCCCGGCGAGGACATCATTGTCCTCACCGACAGCCAGGAAATCTCGCTCATCTGCGAGCGCGCGGGCGTGCGCCACGCATGGAACCGCGACCTGCGTTTCAAAAGCCTCGACATCGTGGCCGAGATGCGCGGCCTGCTCGAAGGGCTCGCCCGCGAGTACGAGCATTGCCTCATCCTGCGCGCCTCCTGCCCCCTCCTCACTTGGGTGGACATGGAGGACACGTGGCGGCGCTACCGCGAGGCCGGGGCGGACAGCCTCGTCACCGTGCGCGGCGTGCGCCAGCGCATCTGGCGCGAGCACGGGGACTCCATGGAGAGCCTCATCGAGGGCGCGGGCGGCGAGGACGGCGGGAAAAGCTACCTCGTGGAGAGCCGCGCGCTCATCATCATGAGGCTCGCGCTGTTGCGCGGCGCGGGCGAGGCCGTGGTGCCGGCGCAGCCCGGCCGCGTCATCCCCTACTTCCTCGACGAGCGGGCCATCGAGATCCAGAACTACCAGGACTGGTGGATCTGCGAGCGCCTGCTGGAGCGCCGGCACGTGGTCTTCGTGGTGGCCGGCTACCCGGCCATCGGCATGGGGCATATCTTCCGCGCGCTCATGCTGGCGCACGAGATCACGAGCCACAAGATCACCTTTGTCTGCACGCGCGAGAGCGAGCTCGCCGTGGAGAGCGTGGCCCGCAAGGATTACCGCGTGGTGCGTCAGGGCGGGGAAGACCTCGCCGACACGGTGCTCGCCTTGCGGCCCGACCTCGTGGTCAACGACATCCTCGACACCAAGGCCGCCTATATGGAGCGCCTGGCCGCAGGCGGCGTGCGCTGCGTGAACTTTGAGGACGAGGGGCCGGGCGCGGCGCTGGCCGACCTTGTCATCAACGCCCTCTATGAGAGCAGCGAAAGCACGGAGCGCGTGCGCTGCGGGCCCGACTATTTCTGCCTGCGCGACGAATTCCTCAATGCCCGGCGCAACCCGCTGAGGCCCGGGGTGCGCACGGTGCTTCTGACCTTCGGCGGAACGGACCATGACGACGTCACGCGCCGCGTGCTCGACATCATCGAGCCCATCTGCCGCGCCTACGGCATCGCCATCCGCGTGGTGGCCGGCCCGGGCTACGCCCACAAGGAAAAGATGGAAGCCCATGTGCGGCAGCTGGAAAACCCGTTGCTCGAATTCACCTGGGCCACCAACGTCATGAGCCGGATGATGGAGGGCGCGGACCTCGCCATCTGCTCGGCCGGCCGCACGGTCTACGAGCTCGCGCATATGCGCGTGCCCGGCATGGTGCTCGCCCACCACGAGCGCGAGGCGCGGCATACCTTCGCCCGGCCTCGCAACGGCTTCGCCTTCGCGGGTGTGCTCTCCAGGGTGGGCGACACGCGCATCCGCAATGTGTTTCTCGCCCTGCTCAAGCAGGAGCGGCGCGCCCGCTACTGGGAGCGGCAAAACCGGCTCGACTTCACGGCCAACAAGGCGCGCGTGGTGGGCCTCATGGAAGACCAGCTGGAAAAGGAGGGCGCATGA
- a CDS encoding NTP transferase domain-containing protein, translating into MSASAAATGGPRQGVKVVAIVQARLGSSRLPLKSLLTLRGTPIIDWVTQRLSRARRLDGLIVAVPDTKLDRVLYEHLERLGVPVMAGPEEDVLARFTQAAKQADAGLVVRVCADNPCIWGEAVDRLVEFYRKGGCEYAYNHIPRGNLWPDGLGAEILSRELLDELDSRAKLPSQREHCLNYIWDNAGSYRIATFDPEEPWLRRPDLKLDVDSAEDFRRLALLPLSPAMDAREIIDACDGEQGAV; encoded by the coding sequence ATGAGCGCAAGCGCGGCCGCAACGGGAGGCCCAAGGCAGGGAGTCAAGGTGGTGGCCATCGTGCAGGCGAGGCTCGGCTCGAGCCGGCTGCCGCTGAAATCCCTGCTCACCTTGCGCGGAACGCCGATCATCGACTGGGTGACGCAGCGCCTTTCCCGGGCGCGGCGGCTGGACGGGCTTATCGTGGCCGTGCCGGATACAAAGCTCGACCGCGTGCTCTACGAGCACCTTGAACGCCTGGGCGTGCCGGTCATGGCCGGCCCGGAAGAAGATGTGCTCGCCCGCTTCACGCAAGCCGCCAAGCAGGCGGACGCCGGCCTCGTGGTGCGCGTCTGCGCCGACAATCCCTGCATCTGGGGCGAGGCCGTGGACCGGCTGGTGGAGTTTTACCGCAAGGGCGGCTGCGAGTACGCCTATAACCACATCCCGCGCGGCAACCTGTGGCCCGACGGGCTGGGGGCCGAGATCCTGTCGCGCGAGTTGCTGGACGAGCTGGACAGCCGGGCGAAGCTCCCCTCCCAGCGCGAGCATTGCCTGAACTACATCTGGGACAATGCCGGAAGCTACCGCATTGCGACCTTCGATCCCGAGGAACCGTGGCTGCGCCGCCCGGACCTCAAGCTGGACGTGGACAGCGCGGAGGATTTTCGGCGGCTGGCGCTCCTGCCGCTTTCGCCTGCCATGGACGCGCGGGAGATCATTGACGCGTGCGACGGGGAGCAGGGCGCAGTTTAA
- the glpQ gene encoding glycerophosphodiester phosphodiesterase, which produces MPMPPAPKLLQRILFPTLLLGLFCAPALAADAPAMPDKTASDLAKIQAAFAINAKDAPEAAVTYPATPQNAPAETPAAPCPAATPAAGAAPAPAVEQAAPAPAAAPAVAAPAELAPAAPDSAKEEAAFIANAEDAPAAAITYKPAVAAHRGASGYVPEHTLPAKTMAYALGPDFIEQDVIMSKDGVLMIMHDPVLDTTTDVARKFPDRARKDGSFYAVDFTYPELRSLTVTERFNPKTGKPVFAGRFPGDSGIGFQIPTLEEELKLIQGLNKSTGGNVGVYVEVKEPAFYAREGKDITGAVIAMLDKYGYNSPEARSILQIFDYDAVRDARMKGWKGDLAMLVLRGGQHLTDDKAVHEWLLTPEGIAEVSRYATIYAPWFSHLAVPTEDGKGYKVSNLADLARQHGMKVHSWTHRRDAPFKGFKDSRQSLDTAFKEIKLDGLFSDFPGDVVHYLKEQGLR; this is translated from the coding sequence ATGCCCATGCCCCCGGCCCCGAAACTTTTGCAGCGCATTCTTTTCCCGACGCTGCTCCTCGGCCTCTTCTGCGCGCCCGCGCTCGCCGCCGACGCGCCCGCCATGCCCGACAAAACGGCGTCCGACCTCGCCAAGATCCAGGCCGCCTTCGCCATCAACGCCAAGGACGCGCCCGAGGCCGCTGTCACCTATCCGGCCACGCCGCAAAACGCCCCGGCGGAAACGCCCGCCGCGCCCTGCCCTGCGGCCACGCCCGCGGCCGGCGCTGCCCCCGCCCCGGCCGTTGAGCAGGCCGCCCCGGCCCCGGCAGCCGCCCCGGCCGTGGCGGCGCCCGCCGAACTGGCCCCGGCCGCTCCGGACAGCGCCAAGGAGGAGGCCGCCTTCATCGCCAACGCCGAGGACGCGCCGGCGGCCGCCATCACCTACAAGCCGGCGGTGGCCGCCCACCGCGGCGCCAGCGGCTATGTGCCCGAGCACACCCTGCCCGCCAAGACCATGGCCTATGCCCTCGGGCCGGACTTCATCGAGCAGGATGTCATCATGAGCAAGGACGGCGTGCTCATGATCATGCATGACCCGGTCCTCGACACCACCACCGACGTGGCCAGGAAGTTCCCGGACCGCGCGCGCAAGGACGGCAGCTTCTACGCCGTGGACTTCACCTATCCCGAGCTGCGCAGCCTCACCGTGACCGAGCGCTTCAACCCCAAGACCGGCAAGCCGGTCTTCGCGGGCCGCTTCCCCGGCGATTCGGGCATCGGCTTCCAGATCCCCACCCTTGAGGAAGAGCTCAAGCTCATCCAGGGCCTGAACAAGTCCACGGGCGGCAATGTGGGCGTCTATGTGGAAGTGAAGGAGCCCGCCTTCTACGCCCGCGAGGGCAAGGACATCACGGGCGCGGTCATCGCCATGCTGGACAAGTACGGCTACAACAGCCCGGAGGCCAGGTCCATCCTCCAGATCTTCGACTATGACGCGGTGCGCGACGCGCGCATGAAGGGCTGGAAGGGCGACCTCGCCATGCTCGTCCTGCGCGGCGGGCAGCACCTCACGGACGACAAGGCCGTGCACGAGTGGCTGCTCACGCCCGAAGGCATTGCGGAAGTCTCCCGCTACGCCACCATCTACGCGCCCTGGTTCTCGCACCTCGCCGTGCCCACCGAGGACGGCAAGGGCTACAAGGTGAGCAACCTCGCCGACCTCGCGCGCCAGCACGGCATGAAGGTCCATTCCTGGACGCACCGCCGCGACGCGCCCTTCAAGGGCTTCAAGGATTCGCGCCAGTCGCTGGACACGGCCTTCAAGGAGATCAAGCTCGACGGCCTGTTCTCCGACTTCCCCGGCGATGTGGTGCACTACCTCAAGGAGCAGGGCTTGCGCTAA
- the typA gene encoding translational GTPase TypA: MERNASLRNVAIIAHVDHGKTTLVDALFRQSGVFRADQQVDDRVMDNMDLERERGITIAAKNCAVNWNGVKINIIDTPGHADFGGEVERSLSMATGAILLVDASEGPLPQTRFVLRKTLEAGLPVIVVINKIDRKDARPQEVLNEVYDLFIDLGANEEQLEFPVLYAIGRDGVAMRGLEDERKDLTPLFETILESIPGPDHDPDEPFQMLVADLDYSDYLGRLAVGRIMHGSVHAKEALACIGEDGAPRPLRVSRLQVYDGVTLSDVERAQPGDIVVLAGIEDVTIGDTICTREAPAALPRIRVDEPTVAMRFGINTSPLAGREGKIVQSRAIQDRLVRESLRNVAIRVEETPDRDAYLVKGRGEFQMAILIETMRREGFELSVGRPEVILKKDAGGKTLEPMEHLYVDCDEVFMGVVTDKLAQRKGRLLNCANSGTGRVRLEFSVPSRGLIGYRDEFLTDTKGTGIMNSYLEGYEEWRGDFPTRFTGSIVADRPGSAVAYALFNLEPRGSLFVEPGDPVYEGMIVGEHNRDNDIDVNATKEKKLTNLRAAGKDENVILTPVRRMTLERALHFVREDEQVEVTPKSIRLRKNELSALKRYQAAGRAAKGKA, encoded by the coding sequence ATGGAACGCAACGCCTCCCTCCGCAATGTCGCCATCATCGCCCATGTCGACCACGGCAAGACCACCCTCGTGGACGCGCTCTTCCGCCAGAGCGGCGTCTTCCGCGCCGACCAGCAGGTGGACGACCGCGTCATGGACAACATGGACCTCGAGCGCGAGCGCGGCATCACCATTGCCGCCAAGAACTGCGCCGTCAACTGGAACGGCGTCAAGATCAACATCATCGACACGCCGGGCCACGCGGATTTCGGCGGCGAGGTGGAGCGCTCGCTCTCCATGGCGACCGGCGCCATCCTGCTCGTGGACGCTTCCGAGGGGCCGCTGCCGCAGACGCGCTTTGTGCTGCGCAAGACGCTGGAGGCCGGGCTGCCCGTCATCGTGGTCATCAACAAGATCGACCGCAAGGACGCGCGCCCGCAGGAAGTGCTCAACGAGGTCTATGACCTCTTCATTGACTTGGGCGCCAACGAGGAGCAGCTGGAATTTCCCGTGCTCTACGCCATCGGACGCGACGGCGTGGCCATGCGCGGCCTCGAGGACGAGCGCAAGGACCTGACCCCGCTCTTCGAGACCATCCTCGAGTCCATCCCCGGGCCGGACCACGACCCGGACGAGCCCTTCCAGATGCTGGTGGCCGATCTCGACTATTCCGACTATCTCGGGCGCCTCGCCGTGGGCCGCATCATGCACGGCTCGGTCCACGCCAAAGAGGCGCTGGCCTGCATCGGCGAGGACGGCGCCCCCCGCCCCCTGCGCGTGAGCCGGCTCCAGGTCTATGATGGCGTGACCCTTTCCGACGTGGAGCGCGCCCAGCCCGGGGACATCGTGGTACTCGCCGGCATCGAGGATGTCACCATCGGCGACACCATCTGCACGCGCGAGGCGCCGGCGGCGCTCCCGCGCATCCGCGTGGACGAGCCCACCGTCGCCATGCGCTTCGGCATCAACACCTCGCCGCTGGCCGGCCGCGAGGGCAAGATCGTGCAGAGCCGCGCCATCCAGGACCGCCTCGTGCGCGAGAGCCTGCGCAACGTGGCCATCCGCGTGGAGGAAACGCCGGACAGGGACGCCTATCTCGTCAAGGGCCGCGGCGAGTTCCAGATGGCCATCCTCATCGAGACCATGCGCCGCGAGGGCTTCGAGCTCTCGGTGGGTCGGCCGGAGGTCATCCTCAAGAAGGATGCCGGCGGCAAGACGCTCGAGCCCATGGAACACCTCTATGTGGACTGCGACGAGGTCTTCATGGGCGTGGTCACGGACAAGCTGGCCCAGCGCAAGGGGCGGCTGCTCAACTGCGCCAACAGCGGCACCGGCCGGGTGCGCCTTGAGTTTTCCGTGCCCTCGCGCGGGCTCATCGGCTACCGCGACGAATTCCTCACCGACACCAAGGGCACGGGCATCATGAATTCGTATCTGGAAGGCTACGAGGAGTGGCGCGGCGACTTCCCCACGCGCTTCACCGGCTCCATCGTGGCCGACAGGCCGGGCTCGGCCGTGGCCTACGCGCTCTTCAATCTCGAGCCGCGCGGCAGCCTCTTCGTGGAGCCGGGCGACCCGGTGTACGAGGGCATGATCGTGGGCGAGCACAACCGCGACAATGACATCGATGTCAACGCCACCAAGGAAAAGAAGCTCACCAATTTGCGCGCGGCCGGCAAGGACGAGAACGTCATCCTGACGCCCGTGCGCCGCATGACCCTCGAGCGCGCGCTGCACTTCGTGCGCGAGGACGAGCAGGTGGAGGTGACGCCCAAGTCCATCCGGCTGCGCAAGAACGAGCTCTCCGCGCTCAAGCGCTATCAGGCCGCGGGCCGCGCCGCCAAGGGCAAGGCCTGA
- a CDS encoding Dabb family protein, which yields MIRHIVWWTLKEHAHGRSAAENAQHLVNASAMLHGMPSVRSVEVSCLIQPTSTVPAQVVLQSSHDDMAALKAYAEDPVHLQFAEQVKAVASSRNALDYSVE from the coding sequence ATGATCCGGCACATCGTCTGGTGGACGCTCAAGGAACACGCCCATGGCCGCAGCGCGGCCGAAAACGCCCAGCACCTCGTCAACGCGTCGGCCATGCTGCACGGCATGCCGTCCGTGCGCTCGGTGGAGGTCTCCTGCCTCATCCAGCCCACGAGCACGGTGCCCGCGCAGGTGGTGCTCCAGTCCTCGCATGACGACATGGCCGCGCTCAAGGCCTATGCCGAGGACCCGGTGCATCTCCAGTTCGCGGAACAGGTCAAGGCCGTGGCCTCCTCGCGCAACGCCCTCGACTATTCGGTGGAATAA
- a CDS encoding FeoB-associated Cys-rich membrane protein → MNIQLAIVIICVAVAALFMGRRFLRAVKSKACPGCSKTNCCDPAACPERKQIEELRPRR, encoded by the coding sequence ATGAATATCCAGCTGGCTATCGTCATCATCTGTGTGGCCGTGGCCGCCCTCTTCATGGGGCGCCGCTTTCTGCGCGCCGTTAAAAGCAAGGCCTGCCCGGGCTGCTCCAAGACCAACTGCTGCGACCCCGCCGCCTGCCCGGAGCGGAAACAGATCGAGGAGCTGCGCCCGCGCCGCTAA